The Virgibacillus dokdonensis genome includes a window with the following:
- a CDS encoding MFS transporter → MKKKTTLSWVLYDFGNSAFATTVMAAVLPVFYYDVAAVGANQDLAASFWGYSQSIAVLIVAILAPILGAISDYSAAKKRFLQFFAYMGMIASILLAFVGEGDYIFASILLIIGTIGFSGGNVFYDAFLPEIAKEGDMDKVSAAGFAWGYIGGGVLLAINILMILKFDWFGIANATAASQLAFVTVGIWWFLFSLPLFRNIHEEKKQVVKRDKSYVAIGFSRVVTTFKDIKQYKQLLIFLLAFWMYNDGISTIIKMATIYGRDIGIDGNSLIVALLITQFIGIPCTFFFGWLASKITAKKALLISLYAYTGIVLLGYFMTSALHFYLLAICVGVVQGGAQSLSRSIYGRMVPEHKHAEFFGFYGISSKFAAIFGPFLFGLVGQLLGSSRYGIISLLVFFIGGILLLRFVNIEKGIADAARQNPASEAGVILK, encoded by the coding sequence ATGAAGAAAAAGACCACCCTTAGTTGGGTGCTTTACGATTTTGGTAATTCTGCTTTTGCAACAACGGTTATGGCGGCGGTTTTACCGGTTTTTTATTATGATGTCGCAGCAGTTGGTGCAAATCAAGATTTAGCGGCTAGCTTTTGGGGGTATTCTCAATCTATTGCTGTGTTAATCGTAGCTATTTTAGCACCAATCTTAGGGGCAATTAGTGATTATTCAGCTGCGAAAAAGCGTTTTTTGCAGTTTTTTGCATATATGGGAATGATCGCTAGCATTTTACTTGCTTTCGTTGGTGAAGGAGACTACATATTTGCATCTATACTACTCATTATTGGAACGATTGGGTTTTCAGGGGGGAATGTTTTTTACGATGCATTTTTACCTGAAATCGCCAAAGAAGGCGATATGGACAAAGTGTCTGCTGCAGGTTTTGCTTGGGGATATATAGGTGGCGGAGTGCTCTTAGCGATTAACATACTAATGATTTTAAAGTTTGATTGGTTTGGAATTGCAAATGCTACAGCGGCGAGTCAGCTAGCTTTTGTAACCGTCGGAATATGGTGGTTTTTATTTTCACTTCCACTTTTTCGTAATATTCACGAAGAAAAGAAACAAGTTGTAAAAAGGGATAAATCGTATGTAGCTATTGGTTTTTCTAGAGTTGTTACTACATTTAAAGATATAAAACAATACAAGCAATTATTAATCTTTTTATTAGCTTTCTGGATGTATAATGATGGCATCTCTACTATTATAAAAATGGCTACCATTTATGGAAGAGACATTGGAATAGATGGAAACAGTTTAATTGTAGCTTTATTAATTACTCAATTTATAGGCATTCCTTGTACTTTTTTCTTTGGGTGGCTTGCGAGTAAAATAACTGCAAAAAAAGCCTTGTTGATTTCTTTATATGCATATACAGGTATCGTATTACTTGGATATTTCATGACATCAGCTTTGCATTTTTATTTGCTTGCTATTTGTGTAGGGGTTGTACAAGGGGGAGCACAGTCATTAAGTAGATCGATTTATGGTCGTATGGTCCCGGAACATAAGCACGCTGAGTTTTTTGGTTTTTACGGTATTTCCTCTAAGTTTGCTGCTATTTTTGGGCCGTTCTTATTTGGACTTGTGGGGCAGCTTTTAGGATCAAGCCGTTATGGAATTATCTCTTTACTCGTCTTTTTCATTGGCGGTATCCTTTTATTAAGGTTTGTGAATATAGAAAAAGGTATTGCGGACGCTGCAAGGCAAAACCCCGCTTCAGAAGCTGGGGTTATACTAAAATAG
- a CDS encoding zinc dependent phospholipase C family protein has product MPNIWTHIMFCEEMADAVTKTHQFPSYEPMMKLGAQGPDPFFYHRFWPWMKEGKAQEIGLALHETKCGPFLLDLIHTAKRKDNQVKAYVFGFITHHILDRNTHPYIHYYAGYEGNKHQKLEIIIDTLMLHKFNNLKTWKTPVYKEIDVGRKLDKQIVHLLYQIINKHYPELKATPFYIQKSYKDMKLALKILSDPYGWKNRLLPSLISSYSHQQPVENKKDYLNEQKNTWYHPATREPSNKSFIELYQQAKAEGVKILTTVHSYWKEQHDELYHELALQIGNISYDTGKSLALKLANQYADPIV; this is encoded by the coding sequence GTGCCCAATATTTGGACTCATATTATGTTTTGTGAAGAAATGGCTGATGCGGTAACAAAAACACATCAATTTCCAAGTTACGAACCCATGATGAAATTAGGCGCCCAAGGGCCTGATCCTTTCTTTTATCACCGTTTTTGGCCATGGATGAAAGAAGGAAAAGCTCAAGAAATAGGCTTAGCATTACATGAAACAAAATGTGGGCCATTTTTACTTGATTTAATACACACAGCTAAAAGAAAGGATAACCAAGTAAAAGCTTATGTATTTGGCTTTATTACACATCATATATTGGATCGCAATACACATCCATACATTCATTACTACGCAGGTTATGAAGGGAATAAACACCAAAAATTAGAAATCATTATTGATACGTTGATGCTGCATAAGTTCAACAACTTAAAGACATGGAAAACGCCGGTTTATAAAGAAATTGACGTTGGAAGAAAATTAGATAAACAAATTGTTCACTTACTTTATCAAATAATTAATAAACACTATCCAGAATTAAAAGCAACTCCATTCTATATTCAAAAATCATATAAAGATATGAAATTAGCCTTAAAAATATTATCAGATCCATATGGGTGGAAGAACCGTCTTCTCCCTTCCCTTATTTCATCCTATTCTCATCAACAACCAGTGGAAAATAAGAAGGATTATTTAAATGAGCAAAAAAATACTTGGTATCACCCCGCAACAAGAGAACCAAGCAACAAAAGCTTTATTGAACTATATCAACAGGCAAAAGCAGAAGGGGTAAAAATTTTAACTACTGTTCATAGTTATTGGAAAGAACAACATGATGAGCTGTATCATGAGTTAGCTCTTCAAATTGGCAATATATCTTATGATACAGGCAAGAGTCTTGCGCTAAAACTAGCCAACCAATATGCTGATCCAATCGTATAG
- the fumC gene encoding class II fumarate hydratase, protein MEYRIEKDTLGEIHVPKEKYWGAQTQRSKQNFPIGKETMPLEIIKAFAILKKSAALANKELGLMEPKKAEAIEVAADQIVRGELTEHFPLVVWQTGSGTQSNMNVNEVIAHVGNKWLKEQGSEWTLHPNDEVNKSQSSNDTYPTAMHIAFVLKLEDKVLPALRTLKDTLKVKMDNYQDIVKIGRTHLQDATPLTLGQEISGWHRMLEKSEMMIEQSTTYLKELAIGGTAVGTGLNAHPEFSERVCKQINAATGKNFISAPNKFHALTSHDESVYAHGALKALAGDLMKIANDVRWLASGPRCGIGEINIPANEPGSSIMPGKVNPTQSEAVTMVATQVMGNDATIGIAASQGNFELNVFKPVIAYNFLQSCELLADSILSFDDRCAKGIEPNLENIDKNLKDSLMLVTALNPHIGYENAAKIAKAAFENNATLKDTAVKLGLLTEEQFEQYVNPKEMTYPK, encoded by the coding sequence ATGGAGTATCGTATAGAAAAAGATACGCTTGGAGAAATTCATGTACCAAAAGAAAAATATTGGGGAGCGCAAACACAAAGAAGTAAACAGAACTTTCCTATTGGTAAAGAGACAATGCCATTAGAAATAATTAAAGCGTTTGCGATTTTAAAAAAAAGTGCAGCTCTTGCAAATAAAGAACTAGGTCTTATGGAACCAAAAAAAGCGGAAGCAATTGAAGTAGCTGCAGATCAAATTGTTCGAGGGGAATTAACAGAACACTTTCCTTTGGTAGTATGGCAAACAGGTAGCGGTACACAATCAAATATGAATGTGAATGAAGTTATTGCACATGTAGGGAACAAATGGTTGAAAGAACAAGGAAGTGAATGGACTTTACATCCTAATGATGAGGTGAATAAGTCTCAAAGTTCCAATGATACATATCCTACAGCTATGCATATAGCATTTGTTTTGAAGCTGGAGGATAAAGTTCTACCTGCTTTACGTACATTAAAAGATACACTTAAAGTAAAGATGGACAACTATCAAGATATTGTGAAAATTGGCCGGACTCACTTGCAAGATGCTACGCCACTAACGTTAGGACAAGAAATTAGCGGCTGGCACCGCATGCTTGAAAAATCAGAAATGATGATCGAGCAAAGTACTACTTATTTAAAAGAATTAGCAATTGGTGGCACCGCTGTTGGTACAGGTTTAAATGCTCATCCAGAATTTTCGGAGCGAGTGTGTAAGCAGATAAATGCCGCTACCGGTAAAAACTTTATCTCCGCTCCGAATAAATTCCACGCTTTAACGAGTCATGATGAGTCTGTTTATGCACATGGCGCTTTAAAGGCATTGGCTGGTGATTTAATGAAAATAGCTAATGATGTGCGCTGGCTTGCTAGTGGACCAAGATGTGGAATTGGCGAAATTAATATTCCAGCGAATGAACCAGGAAGTTCCATCATGCCAGGCAAAGTAAACCCAACGCAAAGCGAAGCAGTTACGATGGTTGCTACCCAAGTGATGGGAAATGATGCAACTATTGGTATTGCAGCTAGTCAAGGTAATTTTGAATTAAATGTCTTCAAACCAGTAATCGCATATAATTTCTTACAATCTTGTGAGCTTCTGGCAGATAGCATATTATCATTTGATGATCGTTGTGCAAAAGGAATTGAACCGAACTTAGAGAATATTGACAAAAACTTAAAAGATTCTTTAATGTTAGTAACAGCATTAAATCCACATATTGGATATGAGAATGCAGCTAAAATAGCCAAAGCTGCTTTTGAAAATAATGCAACATTGAAAGATACAGCAGTCAAATTAGGCTTACTTACCGAAGAACAGTTCGAACAATATGTAAATCCTAAGGAAATGACTTATCCAAAGTAA
- a CDS encoding alpha/beta-type small acid-soluble spore protein has protein sequence MARNSSNQLVVPGVQQALDQMKYEIAQEFGVNLGPDSTSRANGSVGGEITKRLVQTAQQQLGPKA, from the coding sequence ATGGCTAGAAACAGTTCAAATCAGCTAGTCGTTCCTGGTGTACAGCAGGCTCTTGATCAAATGAAGTATGAAATTGCTCAAGAATTTGGTGTGAATTTAGGTCCAGATTCTACTTCTCGTGCTAATGGATCAGTTGGAGGAGAGATTACGAAACGACTTGTGCAAACAGCACAACAACAATTAGGACCAAAAGCATAA
- a CDS encoding ABC transporter ATP-binding protein produces the protein MAELRLEHIQKVYDKKNIAVDDFNLHIQDKEFIVFVGPSGCGKSTTLRMIAGLEEISDGDFYIDDKKMNDVAPKDRDIAMVFQNYALYPHMNVYDNMAFGLKLRKFKKDEIDKRVKNAAKILGLEPYLDRKPKALSGGQRQRVALGRAIVRDAKVFLMDEPLSNLDAKLRVQMRAEIQKLHRRLQTTTIYVTHDQTEAMTMATRLVVMKDGIIQQIGAPKDVYDNPDNVFVGGFIGSPSMNFFTGKLSETHFEIGNTKIAVPEGKLKPLREQGYINKDVTLGVRPEDIHDEPVFIESSPDTKITATIEVADLMGAETFLYSKINEQDFIARIDSRTDINVGSNIDLALDMNKAHFFDIETELRIH, from the coding sequence ATGGCTGAACTACGCTTAGAACATATTCAAAAAGTTTACGACAAAAAAAATATTGCCGTTGATGATTTTAATCTTCATATCCAAGATAAAGAATTTATTGTCTTTGTTGGTCCATCTGGTTGTGGTAAATCAACAACACTTCGTATGATTGCAGGATTAGAAGAAATTTCCGATGGTGACTTCTACATTGACGATAAGAAAATGAATGACGTAGCACCTAAAGATCGAGATATTGCAATGGTATTTCAAAACTATGCGCTATACCCTCATATGAATGTCTATGACAACATGGCATTTGGCTTAAAGCTAAGAAAATTTAAAAAAGATGAAATTGATAAGCGTGTAAAGAACGCTGCAAAAATATTAGGGCTAGAACCTTACCTGGATCGTAAGCCAAAAGCATTGTCCGGGGGACAGAGACAAAGGGTAGCGCTAGGAAGAGCTATCGTTCGTGATGCAAAAGTATTCTTAATGGATGAGCCTTTGTCCAACCTTGATGCAAAACTACGTGTTCAAATGCGTGCCGAAATTCAAAAGCTACATCGTCGCTTGCAAACAACTACTATTTATGTTACACATGATCAAACAGAAGCGATGACAATGGCAACACGACTTGTTGTTATGAAGGACGGAATTATTCAACAAATTGGTGCCCCAAAAGACGTTTATGACAATCCTGATAATGTATTCGTCGGTGGTTTTATCGGATCACCTTCTATGAACTTCTTTACTGGAAAATTATCAGAAACACATTTTGAAATTGGTAATACGAAAATTGCAGTTCCTGAAGGTAAATTAAAACCATTACGTGAACAAGGATATATAAATAAAGATGTTACATTAGGTGTTCGACCTGAAGATATTCATGATGAGCCGGTGTTTATTGAATCATCTCCAGACACAAAAATTACCGCTACCATAGAAGTGGCTGATTTAATGGGTGCTGAAACCTTCCTTTATTCCAAAATTAATGAGCAAGATTTCATCGCTCGCATTGACTCAAGAACAGATATTAATGTCGGCTCCAACATTGATTTAGCACTTGATATGAATAAAGCGCACTTTTTTGATATTGAAACAGAATTGCGTATTCATTAA
- a CDS encoding PucR family transcriptional regulator, which yields MNERLKKIFPNLIVEPKDASPTSTVYKWFLLQNGTKVGIPKQDLTDKDIHLLATFLTPYRADLPHPTKKEIRWQSIVQQSIEHVPTEPLTSYRFVYFSMKEKQIEPLMFKESVQTLFNYEIAILWKNRNEGVFIEEKMGAQDESIPYEQIIDVLMNDLSVNIRFLVGPYLNSYQQASDQYMHILAYAKTAFKYAPKAVLKYQEALPYILLEQTDDKFQHHLSEVALQEFATDKDFLQTIRTFLQCNLNISVTAKKLYMHRNSLQYRIDKFIEKTGIDLRQFHEAVTVYFALLANMHKDE from the coding sequence ATGAACGAACGTCTGAAAAAAATATTTCCTAATCTTATTGTGGAACCAAAAGACGCCTCGCCAACATCAACTGTGTATAAATGGTTTTTATTACAAAATGGTACGAAAGTAGGTATACCTAAACAAGACTTAACAGATAAAGATATACATTTATTAGCAACATTTCTTACCCCTTACCGAGCCGATCTGCCACATCCCACGAAAAAAGAAATACGATGGCAAAGCATTGTCCAACAATCCATTGAACACGTTCCAACTGAGCCATTAACCTCTTACCGATTTGTTTATTTTTCTATGAAGGAAAAACAAATTGAACCGTTGATGTTTAAAGAATCGGTTCAAACATTATTCAATTATGAAATAGCCATTTTATGGAAAAACAGAAATGAAGGGGTATTTATTGAAGAAAAGATGGGAGCTCAGGATGAAAGCATTCCATATGAACAAATCATTGATGTATTAATGAATGACTTATCTGTAAATATACGATTTTTAGTTGGACCTTATTTAAATAGCTATCAACAAGCAAGTGATCAATATATGCATATATTAGCCTACGCGAAAACGGCGTTCAAATATGCACCTAAAGCCGTTTTAAAATATCAAGAAGCATTGCCCTACATATTGTTAGAACAAACGGATGACAAATTTCAACATCACTTGTCTGAAGTGGCTTTACAGGAATTTGCGACCGATAAAGACTTTTTACAAACAATACGTACTTTTTTACAATGTAATTTGAATATTTCCGTTACAGCCAAAAAATTATATATGCACAGAAATAGCTTACAATATCGAATAGATAAATTTATTGAAAAAACTGGAATTGATCTTCGACAATTTCACGAGGCCGTTACTGTCTATTTTGCACTTCTAGCAAACATGCACAAAGACGAATGA
- a CDS encoding YlbF family regulator — MPNIYDSAYDLETAIRESEEFKALKHAYDEVMNDSSAKQMFDNFRETQMTLQEKQMQGQEISEEEVEKARQVVEVVQQHKAISKLMEEEQRLNMVINDISRIITKPLEELYGPEANA; from the coding sequence TTGCCAAATATTTATGATAGTGCATATGATTTAGAAACAGCAATCCGTGAAAGTGAAGAGTTTAAGGCTTTAAAACATGCTTATGATGAAGTGATGAACGACTCATCTGCTAAACAGATGTTTGATAACTTTCGGGAAACACAAATGACTTTACAAGAAAAACAAATGCAAGGTCAGGAAATATCGGAAGAAGAAGTAGAAAAAGCAAGGCAAGTTGTTGAAGTTGTTCAGCAACATAAAGCAATTTCTAAATTGATGGAAGAGGAACAACGGCTTAATATGGTAATTAATGATATTAGTCGGATTATTACGAAACCTTTAGAAGAGCTTTACGGCCCTGAAGCAAACGCATAG
- a CDS encoding enoyl-CoA hydratase-related protein, translating into MGTTVIYESKEGISYIHLNRPERYNALHLEMLEELLTTIEKVEANDDKVVILSGEGNAFCSGGDISMMNQLADYNDFASIMDLIGKITLKLFMMPKIVISAIQGSAVGLGLSYALTADFVVAQQEAKLGMLFIGIGLAPDGGGHFLLKERIGVQRAKQFIWSLQQMDASSAKKIGLVDELAPERVMPYAIQLANKLKQTPILSMVETKMMYHSHQKETLLDFLEAEKEAQWKLRHTQDHEEGVQAFLNKRKPEFQGI; encoded by the coding sequence ATGGGAACGACAGTTATTTATGAAAGTAAGGAAGGAATTTCGTATATTCATTTGAATCGTCCGGAACGTTACAATGCGCTTCATTTAGAGATGTTAGAAGAGTTATTAACGACGATTGAAAAAGTGGAGGCAAATGATGATAAAGTTGTTATTCTTTCTGGTGAAGGAAATGCATTTTGCTCAGGTGGAGATATTTCCATGATGAATCAATTAGCAGATTATAACGATTTTGCATCCATTATGGATTTAATTGGTAAGATTACGTTGAAGCTATTTATGATGCCAAAAATAGTAATCAGCGCTATTCAAGGGTCAGCTGTAGGGCTAGGGCTGAGTTATGCATTGACTGCGGACTTTGTTGTAGCACAGCAAGAAGCAAAGCTCGGTATGTTGTTTATTGGCATTGGTTTAGCTCCAGATGGAGGGGGGCATTTTCTGTTAAAGGAGCGAATTGGAGTGCAAAGGGCAAAACAATTTATTTGGAGTTTACAACAAATGGATGCTAGCAGCGCTAAAAAAATTGGATTGGTCGATGAATTAGCGCCAGAACGCGTGATGCCATATGCTATTCAATTGGCAAATAAATTAAAACAGACACCAATACTATCTATGGTGGAAACAAAGATGATGTACCATTCACACCAAAAAGAAACGCTTCTTGATTTTTTAGAAGCGGAAAAAGAGGCACAGTGGAAGTTACGACACACACAAGATCACGAAGAGGGTGTACAAGCTTTCTTAAATAAACGAAAGCCCGAATTTCAAGGGATTTAG
- a CDS encoding YhzD family protein: MRHYTLTVFDPSGEKLLDETFTATNDEEAKEIGTAKLEKEGYSEHTHRCVTPDAKLLLFHR; this comes from the coding sequence ATGCGACATTATACGTTGACTGTGTTTGATCCGTCTGGAGAAAAGTTGTTAGATGAAACTTTTACAGCTACAAACGATGAAGAAGCGAAAGAAATCGGTACGGCTAAATTAGAAAAGGAAGGTTATTCCGAACATACACACCGTTGTGTTACACCAGATGCTAAACTTCTTTTGTTTCATCGTTGA
- a CDS encoding helix-turn-helix transcriptional regulator → MKTLIREKRIQFDMTQEDLSHKLKVSRQTIISLEKGKYKPSLILAHKLAQTFNCTIEDIFIFEGDENVK, encoded by the coding sequence GTGAAAACACTTATTCGTGAAAAACGTATTCAGTTTGATATGACGCAAGAAGATTTATCACATAAGTTGAAAGTATCAAGACAAACGATCATATCCTTAGAAAAAGGAAAATATAAACCGTCGCTCATACTGGCTCATAAATTGGCACAGACATTTAACTGTACCATAGAAGATATTTTTATTTTTGAGGGGGATGAGAATGTTAAGTGA
- a CDS encoding ABC transporter ATP-binding protein — protein sequence MLQLKEVTKKFGTHTAVDQLSLEIPEREMYGFLGGNGAGKTTTFRMILGLLDKTSGDISWEGKAVNYEKSHLIGYLPEERGLYPKLTVKDQLTYLARLRGMGKTEAIKELKSWLDRFQVPEYLNKKVEELSKGNQQKIQFISAVIHKPKLLILDEPFSGLDPVNVEMLKEAVVDLKEKGTSIVFSSHRMEHVEELCEHLCILHKGKQVVQGSLREIKRSFGKKNLSVYADFSVDFLRDFPGVTKYKSVMDGCELQIENEAVSQGIFTAIQGKGFVRKFELEEPSLNDIFIAKVGASYE from the coding sequence ATGTTACAACTAAAAGAAGTGACAAAGAAATTTGGGACTCATACTGCTGTTGACCAGCTGTCCTTGGAAATACCTGAAAGAGAAATGTATGGGTTTTTGGGCGGAAATGGTGCTGGGAAAACGACAACATTTCGCATGATTTTAGGATTATTAGACAAAACATCTGGAGACATATCGTGGGAGGGAAAGGCAGTTAATTATGAAAAGAGTCATTTAATTGGCTATCTTCCTGAGGAAAGGGGACTTTATCCGAAGTTAACTGTGAAAGATCAACTTACTTATTTAGCGAGGCTTCGAGGAATGGGAAAGACAGAAGCAATTAAAGAGTTAAAATCCTGGCTTGATCGATTTCAAGTTCCAGAATATCTAAATAAGAAAGTTGAGGAATTATCCAAAGGAAACCAACAAAAAATTCAGTTTATTTCAGCGGTCATCCATAAACCGAAACTATTAATTTTAGATGAACCTTTTTCCGGACTGGATCCAGTAAATGTGGAAATGCTAAAAGAAGCAGTGGTGGATTTAAAAGAAAAAGGGACATCGATTGTTTTTTCTTCTCATCGCATGGAGCATGTTGAAGAGCTTTGTGAGCATTTATGCATATTACATAAAGGCAAGCAAGTCGTTCAAGGGTCATTACGGGAGATAAAACGTTCCTTTGGTAAGAAAAACTTAAGTGTTTATGCTGACTTTTCCGTTGATTTTCTTAGAGATTTTCCTGGTGTTACGAAATATAAATCCGTTATGGATGGGTGCGAGTTACAAATTGAAAATGAAGCAGTGTCTCAAGGAATTTTTACTGCTATACAAGGTAAGGGGTTTGTAAGAAAATTTGAGTTGGAAGAGCCGTCTCTCAATGATATTTTTATTGCGAAAGTAGGTGCTTCCTATGAATAA
- a CDS encoding ABC transporter permease yields MNKFWIILGHTYTTRVKSKSFIITTLITLIFIFALTNIKTIIDVFSDGEKDQIAVIDETDELFKPLAENVEQANEDIELALYEDTEEKAKQAVEEEDYAALILLSKNEKQLPEATYYANSISESSLQTTLEQQLQQLKIMYATEQAGVDPATLAMINEPVVFDTIALDESAKTEEELNQARGIVYIMLFLLYMTVIMYGNMIATDVATEKSSRVMEILISSAPPVTHMFAKIIGVALVGLTQIVLFLGAGYALITAKDEATKELFAQFGIGSASTSIYIYAIVFFILGYLLYATLAAMLGSLVSRIEDAQQIIMPMTFLIVIAFVIAMSGLSTPDAGFIKITSFIPFFTPMIMFLRVGMLDIPVWEIALSIGLLVGTIIILAILGAKVYRGGVLLYGRSSSLKDLKKALALSKKEK; encoded by the coding sequence ATGAATAAGTTTTGGATTATTTTAGGGCATACGTATACGACTAGAGTGAAATCGAAATCATTTATCATTACAACACTCATTACACTCATCTTTATATTTGCTTTAACGAATATAAAAACGATTATCGATGTTTTTTCTGATGGGGAAAAAGATCAAATTGCTGTTATTGATGAGACAGATGAACTATTTAAGCCACTTGCCGAAAATGTGGAACAAGCCAATGAAGATATAGAACTTGCGCTTTATGAGGACACAGAAGAAAAAGCAAAACAAGCGGTAGAGGAAGAAGACTATGCAGCGCTTATCCTTTTGAGTAAAAATGAAAAGCAACTGCCAGAAGCAACTTATTACGCGAATAGTATTTCCGAATCAAGTTTACAAACGACATTAGAGCAACAGCTACAGCAGCTGAAAATAATGTATGCTACAGAGCAAGCTGGTGTTGATCCAGCGACACTAGCTATGATTAATGAACCGGTAGTGTTTGATACCATTGCTTTAGATGAATCAGCTAAAACGGAAGAAGAACTGAATCAAGCTCGCGGCATTGTATACATCATGTTATTTTTGTTATACATGACTGTTATTATGTATGGCAATATGATTGCTACAGATGTAGCAACGGAAAAGTCATCCCGAGTAATGGAAATTCTTATTTCCAGTGCACCGCCTGTAACACATATGTTTGCTAAAATTATTGGTGTTGCATTAGTCGGCTTAACACAAATAGTTCTGTTTTTAGGTGCTGGTTATGCGCTTATTACTGCCAAAGATGAAGCAACTAAAGAACTATTTGCACAGTTTGGGATTGGCTCTGCTTCTACATCGATTTATATTTATGCTATCGTATTTTTTATCTTAGGCTATCTTCTCTATGCGACACTTGCAGCCATGTTAGGGTCGTTGGTGAGTCGAATTGAAGATGCGCAACAAATCATTATGCCGATGACATTTTTGATTGTTATCGCATTTGTTATCGCAATGAGTGGCCTTTCTACACCAGATGCTGGGTTTATTAAAATCACTTCGTTTATTCCATTTTTTACACCGATGATTATGTTTCTCCGTGTAGGTATGTTAGATATTCCTGTTTGGGAAATTGCCTTATCTATCGGTCTTTTAGTTGGAACCATCATTATTTTAGCGATTCTCGGAGCTAAAGTGTACCGTGGAGGAGTTCTCCTGTATGGTCGATCTAGTTCACTAAAAGATTTAAAAAAAGCACTAGCATTATCAAAAAAAGAAAAATAA